Proteins from one Faecalibacterium sp. I3-3-33 genomic window:
- a CDS encoding glycosyltransferase family 2 protein, which produces MNTPLVSVIVPVYNVEKTLARCLESICGQSYQNLEIIVVNDGSPDGSLAICEQFRAKDPRVVVISKENEGIPLTRNAGMRAAHGKYLQFVDSDDYIEPTFTARMVEAAEKNYADLVIAPYWMVIPPDSSKSGQRTEKLLMQLGVQTDTAEPEVNVYSFLPAGNYGQKEFVQEYMKKPSSFYFNVLWNKLYRRSLLMNAGLWFTREIYNEDQLFNVRYFRLAKAYTALADPGYYYIQNPQSLLHTNVDLGKIVNSRLQMFPHYKQMLTELGIARGNQLRLYHTLIAQSERFTPAGPVQTLLKRKNQPK; this is translated from the coding sequence ATGAACACCCCGCTCGTCAGCGTGATCGTGCCCGTTTACAACGTGGAAAAGACCCTTGCCCGCTGTCTGGAAAGCATCTGCGGCCAGAGCTACCAGAACCTTGAGATCATCGTGGTGAACGATGGCTCCCCGGACGGCAGCCTTGCCATCTGTGAGCAGTTCCGGGCAAAAGACCCCCGCGTGGTGGTCATCAGCAAGGAGAACGAGGGGATCCCCCTCACCCGCAATGCCGGAATGCGCGCTGCCCACGGCAAGTATTTGCAGTTCGTGGACAGCGATGATTATATTGAACCCACCTTTACCGCCCGCATGGTGGAAGCTGCCGAGAAGAACTATGCCGATCTGGTCATTGCACCCTATTGGATGGTGATCCCACCGGATTCCAGCAAAAGCGGCCAGCGCACCGAAAAGCTGCTGATGCAGCTGGGCGTACAGACCGACACCGCCGAGCCGGAGGTGAACGTTTACAGCTTTCTGCCCGCCGGGAACTATGGCCAGAAAGAGTTTGTGCAGGAATACATGAAAAAGCCCTCCTCCTTCTATTTCAACGTGCTGTGGAACAAGCTGTACCGCCGCAGCCTTTTGATGAACGCGGGGCTCTGGTTCACCCGCGAGATCTACAACGAGGATCAGCTGTTCAACGTGCGGTATTTCCGGCTGGCAAAGGCCTATACCGCCCTTGCCGACCCGGGTTATTACTACATCCAGAACCCCCAAAGCCTGCTGCACACCAATGTGGATCTTGGCAAGATCGTGAACAGCCGCTTGCAGATGTTCCCCCATTACAAGCAGATGCTGACCGAACTGGGGATCGCCCGTGGCAATCAGCTGCGGCTGTACCACACCCTCATTGCCCAGTCGGAGCGTTTCACGCCCGCAGGCCCTGTCCAGACCCTGCTGAAACGCAAAAACCAGCCCAAGTGA